A single Anomalospiza imberbis isolate Cuckoo-Finch-1a 21T00152 chromosome 15, ASM3175350v1, whole genome shotgun sequence DNA region contains:
- the JAKMIP2 gene encoding janus kinase and microtubule-interacting protein 2: MSKKGRSKGEKPEALIVALQAANEELRTKLTDIQIELHQEKSKVAKLEREKTQETKRIREVEQRKQTVQITELKAKLHEEKMKELQAVRENLIKQHEQEMTRMVKVRDSEIQRLKSALCALRDGSSDKVRTALTIEAREEARKQFDSERLKLLQEITELKSAKKQVDEALNNMIQADKIKAGDLRSEHQSHQEAISKIKWESERDIRRLMDEIKAKDRIIFSLEKELETQTGYVQKLQLQKEALDEQLFLVKEAECNMSSPKREIPGRAGDGSEHCSSPDLRRNQKRIAELNATIRKLEDRNTLLVDERNELLKRVREAEKQCKPLLEKNKCLTKRNDELMQSLQRMEDKLKAVTKENIEMREKITSHPPLKKLRSLNDLDQANEEQETEFLKLQVIEQQNIIDELTRDREKLIRRRKHKRSSKPIKRHVVDTVFGYDDDSMDSETSSVASYRTDRTPATPDDDLDEGLAAEESELRFRQLTKEYQALQRAYALLQEQTGGVIDAEREARAQEQLQAEVQRYKAKIEDLEKTLAQKGQDSHWVEDKQLFIKRNQELLDKIEKTEAENNRLHQELQDARDQNELLEFRNLELEERERRSPPFNLQIHPFSDGVSALQIYCMKEGVKDVSIPDLIKQLDILGDNGNLRNEEQVAIIQASTVLSLAEKWIQQIEGAEAALHQKMMELESDMEQFCKIKGYLEEELDYRKQALDQAYMRIQELEATLYNALQQETVIKFGELLTEKQQEELRTAVEKLRRQMLRKSREYDCQILQERMELLQQAHQRIRDLEDKTDIQKRQIKDLEEKFLFLFLFFSLAFILWP, translated from the exons ATGTCAAAAAAAGGACGGAGCAAGGGCGAAAAGCCTGAGGCGCTGATTGTTGCCCTACAGGCTGCCAATGAGGAACTCAGGACTAAGCTAACAGACATTCAAATTGAGCTGCATCAGGAGAAATCTAAG GTTGCTAAACTCGAAAGAGAAAAGACTCAAGAAACGAAGCGTATCCGCGAAGTGGAGCAACGCAAGCAGACCGTGCAGATCACAGAGCTAAAAGCCAAACTccatgaggaaaaaatgaaggagctgcaggctgTGAGGGAGAACCTCATCAAGCAGCATGAGCAGGAGATGACGAGAATGGTGAAAGTCCGAGACAGTGAAATCCAGCGCCTGAAGTCGGCACTGTGCGCACTGCGGGATGGGAGCAGTGACAAAGTACGGACAGCGCTGACTATTGAGGCTCGGGAAGAGGCCAGGAAACAGTTTGACTCTGAGCGCCTTAAGCTTCTGCAGGAAATTACTGAACTGAAGTCTGCCAAAAAGCAGGTAGATGAGGCCCTTAACAATATGATCCAGGCTGACAAGATCAAGGCAGGCGATCTTCGGAGTGAGCATCAGTCCCACCAAGAGGCCATTTCCAAAATCAAATGGGAGAGTGAAAGGGATATTCGACGCCTG ATGGATGAGATCAAGGCTAAAGACAGGATCATATTTTCATTGGAGAAAGAACTGGAGACACAGACAGGCTATgtgcagaagctgcagctgcaaaagGAAGCTCTGGATGAACAGCTGTTTTTGGTGAAGGAGGCAGAGTGTAACATGAGCAGTCCCAAGAGAGAGATCCCAGGAAGAGCTGGAGATGGTTCGGagcactgcagcagccct GACTTGCGCAGAAACCAGAAGAGGATAGCAGAGCTGAATGCCACCATACGGAAGCTGGAAGACCGGAACACGTTGCTTGTTGATGAACGAAATGAGCTG TTGAAGCGTGTCCGAGAAGCTGAGAAACAATGTAAACCTCTTCTGGAAAAGAACAAGTGCCTCACGAAGAGAAATGATGAACTTATGCAGTCTTTGCAGCGCATGGAAGATAAACTCAAAGCAGtcacaaaagaaaatatagaaaTG agagaaaaaataacatCACATCCTCCTCTAAAGAAATTAAGATCTCTCAATGACCTGGATCAGGCTAATGAGGAACaagaaactgaatttttaaagcTTCAAGTTATAGAACAGCAGAACATAATTGATGAGTTAACAAGG GACAGGGAGAAACTCATTCGTCGGAGAAAGCATAAAAGGAGCTCAAAACCAATCAAG AGACATGTGGTGGATACAGTTTTTGGATATGATGATGATTCTATGGACTCTGAAACATCCTCTGTGGCCTCATATAGAACAGACAGGACACCAGCAACCCCAGatgatgatctggatgag GGTTTAGCAGCAGAAGAGTCAGAGCTGCGGTTTCGACAGCTGACAAAGGAGTAccaggccctgcagagagcaTATGCACTGCTGCAGGAACAGACAGGAGGGGTCATAGATGCTGAAAGAGAAGCCAGG GCTCAGGAACAACTTCAAGCTGAAGTCCAGAGGTATAAAGCCAAAATAGAAGATTTGGAAAAAACTTTGGCTCAGAAAGGGCAG GACTCACACTGGGTGGAAGACAAGCAACTTTTTATTAAGAGGAACCAAGAGCTTTTAGACAAG ATAGAGAAAACGGAAGCAGAAAACAACCGtctgcaccaggagctgcaggatgcGCGAGACCAGAACGAGCTGCTGGAGTTCCGCAACCTTGAGCTGGAG GAAAGAGAGAGACGGTCCCCACCATTTAATCTCCAGATTCACCCATTCTCAGATGGTGTGAGTGCTCTACAGATCTACTGCATGAAGGAAGGGGTTAAG GATGTCAGCATCCCAGACCTTATAAAACAGTTAGACATCCTAGGTGATAATGGG AATTTAAGGAATGAAGAACAAGTGGCCATAATTCAGGCTTCCACGGTGTTGTCCTTGGCAGAGAAG TGGATCCAGCAGATTGAGGGAGCTGAAGCTGCTCTGCATCAGAAGATGATGGAACTGGAAAGTGATATG GAGcaattttgcaaaataaaaggTTATTTGGAGGAAGAATTGGACTACAGAAAGCAAGCTCTTGACCAAGCGTACATG AGGATCCAGGAGCTTGAAGCCACCTTGTACAATGCTTTGCAGCAAGAAACAGTGATAAAGTTTGGGGAACTACTCACTGAAAAACAGCAGGAAGAGCTGAGGACAGCAGTAGAAAAGCTAAGACGTCAGAtgctgaggaaaagcagagaataTGATTGCCAGATTCTTCAGGAGAgaatggagctgctgcagcaggctcATCAG AGGATCCGAGATTTAGAAGATAAAACTGACATACAAAAGAGACAAATTAAGGATCTGGAGGAAAAG tttctatttctgttctTGTTCTTCTCTCTTGCCTTTATTCTTTGGCCTTGA